One genomic segment of Rhizobium gallicum bv. gallicum R602sp includes these proteins:
- a CDS encoding glycosyltransferase family 4 protein has product MLQHPSNNDRGESWANSAPGSLPERLVIVTDAWHPQVNGVVRSIENTNRELAKLGVEVSMVTPERFSSFPCPTYPEIRLSIANYRRVAREIEKHKPSYVHIATEGPLGLTARRWCLSTRMPFSTSYHTRFPEYVSARLPIPKRWLYAFVKWFHNSGAGCMVATPSLARELSEKGIRNLMPWSRGIDAAQFRPMELEEKPFGLQRPIYMTVGRVALEKNLPAFLDLDLPGSKVVVGDGPARAELEKRYPDVFFTGLKFGEELAGIYAQADVFVFPSLTDTFGNTILEALACGVPVAAFPVTGPLDIIGEDGEVGALHADLKVACLGALSASREKARDLALQYSWEAATQQFINNIRAANGVITPKWKKAWQYAKTLPKSRKAGDAAGPMKSGT; this is encoded by the coding sequence ATGCTGCAACATCCGTCGAATAACGATCGCGGCGAGAGCTGGGCCAATAGCGCGCCTGGAAGCTTGCCCGAGAGGCTGGTGATCGTCACCGACGCCTGGCATCCGCAGGTCAATGGCGTTGTCCGCTCGATCGAGAATACCAACCGCGAACTCGCGAAACTGGGGGTCGAAGTGTCCATGGTGACGCCCGAGCGCTTCAGCAGCTTCCCCTGCCCGACCTATCCGGAAATTCGCCTTTCGATCGCCAATTACCGCCGCGTCGCCCGCGAGATCGAAAAGCACAAGCCGTCCTATGTGCATATCGCCACCGAAGGCCCGCTCGGGCTGACGGCGCGGCGCTGGTGCCTGAGTACCCGCATGCCGTTTTCCACCAGCTACCACACGCGCTTCCCGGAATATGTCTCGGCCCGTCTGCCGATCCCGAAGCGCTGGCTCTACGCCTTCGTGAAGTGGTTCCACAATTCCGGCGCCGGCTGCATGGTGGCAACGCCGAGCCTTGCCCGCGAGCTGTCGGAAAAAGGCATCCGCAACCTGATGCCCTGGAGCCGCGGCATCGATGCCGCGCAGTTCCGCCCGATGGAACTGGAAGAAAAGCCTTTCGGCCTGCAGCGCCCCATCTACATGACGGTTGGACGGGTGGCGTTGGAAAAGAACCTGCCCGCCTTCCTCGATCTCGACCTGCCCGGCTCCAAAGTCGTGGTCGGCGACGGCCCTGCCCGCGCCGAGCTGGAAAAGCGCTATCCGGACGTGTTCTTTACCGGCCTGAAATTCGGTGAGGAGCTTGCCGGGATCTATGCACAGGCCGATGTCTTCGTCTTCCCGTCGCTGACCGATACCTTCGGCAACACGATCCTGGAAGCGCTCGCCTGCGGCGTTCCCGTTGCCGCTTTTCCCGTCACCGGCCCCCTCGACATCATCGGCGAGGATGGCGAGGTCGGCGCACTGCACGCAGACCTAAAGGTGGCGTGCCTCGGCGCATTGTCCGCCTCGCGCGAGAAGGCACGGGATCTTGCCCTGCAATATTCCTGGGAAGCGGCAACGCAGCAGTTCATCAACAATATCCGCGCCGCCAACGGCGTCATTACGCCGAAATGGAAGAAGGCCTGGCAATATGCCAAGACCCTGCCCAAAAGCAGAAAGGCCGGCGATGCCGCCGGCCCGATGAAATCCGGAACCTGA
- a CDS encoding alpha/beta hydrolase, protein MSTIKTALSTAVILAASALGAAADPVLEPATQKFIDALAGSKPIYTFSPAEARNILAGAQKGEVKKPAVHEENRTVKAGPTGSIKLRIIRPENAKGALPVVMYFHGGGWVLGDADTHDRLVREIANGANAAVVFVDYERSPEARYPIAIEQAYAATKYVVEHANEFKVDASRVAVAGDSVGGNMTAAVTLLAKERGGPALKQQVLFYPVTDANFETRSYNQFANGPWLTKEAMKWFWNAYLPDEAKRKDPTATPLNASLEQLNGLPPALIVTDENDVLRDEGEAYGRKLSQAGVKVTSVRYNGTIHDFVLLNAISETPAVRSAITLASDTLRSALHK, encoded by the coding sequence ATGTCGACCATCAAGACCGCACTTTCCACAGCCGTGATCCTGGCCGCCTCGGCCCTTGGCGCCGCTGCCGATCCCGTGCTGGAGCCGGCCACGCAGAAATTCATCGATGCACTTGCCGGCAGCAAGCCGATCTATACCTTCTCTCCGGCTGAGGCCCGCAATATTCTCGCCGGCGCGCAGAAGGGCGAGGTGAAGAAGCCCGCAGTCCATGAAGAAAACAGGACGGTCAAGGCCGGCCCGACGGGCAGCATCAAGCTCCGGATCATCCGCCCTGAAAATGCCAAGGGCGCGCTGCCGGTCGTTATGTATTTCCACGGCGGCGGCTGGGTGCTGGGCGATGCCGATACGCATGACCGCCTCGTCCGTGAGATTGCCAATGGCGCCAATGCTGCGGTCGTTTTCGTCGACTACGAGCGTTCGCCCGAGGCGCGCTATCCGATCGCCATCGAGCAGGCCTATGCCGCAACGAAGTATGTCGTGGAGCATGCCAACGAGTTCAAGGTCGATGCGAGCCGCGTAGCCGTTGCCGGTGACAGCGTCGGCGGCAACATGACGGCGGCCGTCACCCTGCTTGCCAAGGAGCGCGGCGGCCCGGCCCTCAAGCAACAGGTACTGTTCTACCCGGTCACCGACGCGAATTTTGAGACCCGCTCATACAATCAATTCGCCAACGGCCCGTGGCTCACCAAGGAAGCGATGAAGTGGTTCTGGAACGCTTATCTGCCGGACGAAGCCAAGCGCAAGGACCCGACGGCAACACCGCTCAACGCTTCGCTGGAACAGCTGAACGGCCTGCCGCCGGCACTGATCGTCACCGATGAGAACGACGTGCTGCGCGACGAAGGCGAGGCCTATGGCCGCAAGCTTTCGCAGGCCGGCGTGAAGGTCACCTCGGTCCGCTACAACGGCACGATCCACGACTTCGTGCTCTTGAACGCCATCAGCGAAACCCCGGCCGTCCGCAGCGCCATCACGCTTGCCAGCGACACGCTGCGCAGTGCCCTGCACAAGTGA
- a CDS encoding MarR family winged helix-turn-helix transcriptional regulator, which yields MQAQPELDNFICFAMYTASHAMNRVYKPLLDALGLTYPQYLVMVSLWQEDGQTVGGLGEKLFLESSTLTPLLKRLEAAGHIRRERSKEDERVVIIRLSGEGIALQEKAAAIPNCIAGATGRDAAGLARLQGEIVALREALNGSVAAEKGEC from the coding sequence ATGCAGGCGCAACCAGAACTCGACAATTTCATCTGCTTCGCCATGTATACGGCAAGCCACGCGATGAACCGCGTCTACAAGCCGTTGCTCGACGCGCTCGGCCTCACCTATCCGCAATATCTGGTGATGGTCTCGCTCTGGCAGGAGGACGGCCAGACCGTCGGCGGCCTTGGCGAAAAGCTCTTTCTTGAATCGAGCACGCTTACCCCTTTGCTGAAGCGCCTCGAAGCCGCCGGCCATATCCGCCGCGAGCGCAGTAAGGAAGACGAACGCGTCGTCATCATCCGCCTGAGCGGGGAAGGCATCGCACTGCAAGAAAAGGCCGCCGCGATTCCCAACTGCATCGCCGGCGCTACCGGCCGGGACGCCGCCGGCCTCGCGCGCCTGCAGGGCGAGATCGTGGCGCTACGCGAGGCGTTGAACGGGAGTGTGGCGGCTGAGAAGGGCGAATGTTAG
- the der gene encoding ribosome biogenesis GTPase Der: protein MSFTVAIVGRPNVGKSTLFNRLVGKKLALVDDTPGVTRDRRPGDARLIDLKFTIVDTAGLEEADAESLLGRMRAQTEAAIDEADLSLFVVDAKTGLTPVDTALAEMLRRRGKPVVLVANKAEAKGSDSGFYDAYTLGLGEPTPISAEHGQGMLDLRDAIVAALGKERAYPPKEDVAVTDVDVARSEVEGEEDEEPAYDDTKPLRVAIVGRPNAGKSTLINRFLGEDRLLTGPEAGITRDSISVEWDWRGRTIKMFDTAGMRRKARVIEKLEKLSVADALRAIRFAELVVVVFDATIPFEKQDLHIVDLVLREGRAAVLAFNKWDMIEDPQAVLADLREKTDRLLPQARGIRAVPISGQTGRGLDKLMQSIIDTDKVWNKRISTARLNRWLEQQQVQHPPPAVSGRRIKLKYMTQVKARPPAFMISCTRSDALPESYTRYLINGLREDFDMPSVPIRIHYRSPDNPYESKKKR from the coding sequence ATGAGCTTTACGGTCGCGATCGTCGGTCGCCCGAATGTCGGCAAGTCGACGCTTTTCAACCGCCTGGTTGGGAAGAAGCTGGCGCTCGTCGACGATACGCCGGGCGTTACCCGCGACCGCCGGCCGGGCGATGCGCGGCTGATCGACCTTAAGTTCACGATCGTCGATACCGCCGGTCTCGAAGAGGCCGATGCCGAAAGCCTGCTCGGCCGCATGCGCGCCCAGACGGAAGCGGCAATCGACGAGGCCGATCTATCGCTGTTCGTCGTCGATGCCAAGACCGGTCTGACGCCGGTCGATACCGCCCTGGCCGAAATGCTGCGCCGCCGCGGCAAGCCGGTGGTGCTTGTTGCCAACAAGGCCGAAGCGAAGGGATCCGACAGCGGTTTCTACGACGCCTACACACTCGGTCTCGGCGAACCGACGCCGATCTCGGCCGAACACGGGCAGGGCATGCTCGACCTGCGCGACGCGATCGTCGCCGCGCTCGGCAAGGAGCGCGCCTATCCGCCGAAGGAAGACGTCGCCGTTACCGACGTGGACGTTGCGCGGTCCGAAGTGGAGGGGGAAGAGGACGAAGAGCCCGCCTACGACGATACCAAGCCGCTACGGGTTGCAATCGTCGGACGGCCGAATGCCGGCAAGTCGACGCTCATCAACCGCTTCCTCGGCGAGGACCGGCTGCTGACGGGGCCGGAAGCTGGCATCACGCGCGATTCCATCTCCGTCGAGTGGGATTGGCGCGGCCGCACGATCAAGATGTTCGACACTGCCGGCATGCGCCGCAAGGCGAGGGTGATCGAAAAGCTGGAGAAGCTTTCGGTTGCCGATGCGCTGCGCGCGATCCGTTTTGCCGAACTTGTTGTCGTGGTCTTCGACGCAACGATCCCCTTCGAGAAACAGGATCTGCACATCGTCGACCTGGTACTGCGCGAAGGCCGTGCGGCCGTTCTCGCCTTCAACAAGTGGGACATGATCGAGGATCCGCAGGCCGTCCTCGCCGACCTGCGCGAAAAGACCGATCGCCTGCTCCCGCAGGCGCGCGGCATCCGCGCCGTTCCGATTTCCGGCCAGACCGGCCGCGGGCTCGACAAGCTCATGCAGTCGATCATCGATACCGACAAGGTGTGGAACAAGCGCATTTCGACGGCGCGGCTCAACCGCTGGCTGGAGCAGCAACAGGTGCAGCACCCGCCGCCGGCCGTTTCCGGCCGCCGCATCAAGCTGAAATACATGACGCAGGTAAAGGCCCGCCCGCCGGCGTTCATGATTTCCTGCACGCGTTCCGACGCGCTGCCGGAATCCTATACGCGCTATCTCATCAATGGTTTGCGCGAGGATTTTGACATGCCGAGCGTGCCGATCCGCATCCATTACCGCTCGCCGGACAATCCGTACGAGTCGAAGAAGAAGCGATAG
- a CDS encoding tetratricopeptide repeat protein — MAFNDDSFIREVNEELRSDQMKGAWRRFGRYVIAIAVLIVVGTAGKVAFDYWDDNRSSGTGDQFLAAMKLADENKSNEALAALATLEKEGHGAYPVLARMRAASVQAQKGDNAAAIAAFEAIGKDQSVPEAVRDAARMRAGWLLIESGTYEQVSAAVEEMAIPANAFRHSAREALGLAAYKAGNMAQARQWYQAIADDAASPRNIANRAQIMLDNITASGKAPAAQG, encoded by the coding sequence ATGGCATTCAACGACGACAGCTTCATCCGTGAAGTCAACGAGGAACTTCGTTCCGACCAGATGAAGGGCGCCTGGCGCCGTTTCGGCCGCTATGTCATCGCCATCGCCGTTCTGATCGTGGTCGGTACGGCTGGCAAGGTTGCCTTTGACTACTGGGACGACAACCGCTCGTCCGGCACCGGCGACCAGTTCCTGGCGGCGATGAAGCTTGCCGACGAAAACAAGAGCAACGAGGCGCTTGCCGCGCTCGCCACGCTCGAAAAGGAAGGCCACGGCGCCTATCCGGTTCTCGCCCGCATGCGTGCGGCCTCGGTTCAGGCGCAGAAGGGCGACAATGCCGCGGCCATCGCCGCCTTCGAAGCGATCGGCAAGGACCAGTCCGTTCCGGAAGCCGTCCGCGATGCCGCCAGGATGCGCGCCGGCTGGCTGCTGATCGAAAGCGGCACTTACGAGCAGGTTTCCGCCGCCGTCGAGGAAATGGCCATTCCGGCGAACGCCTTCCGCCACTCGGCCCGCGAAGCGCTGGGCCTTGCTGCATACAAGGCCGGCAACATGGCGCAGGCCCGCCAGTGGTATCAGGCGATTGCCGACGATGCCGCAAGCCCGCGCAACATTGCAAACCGCGCCCAGATCATGCTTGATAATATCACCGCATCCGGCAAGGCGCCCGCCGCGCAGGGCTGA
- a CDS encoding NnrU family protein: MALLIIGIILFLGIHLVRVVAPGFRQSMIASLGENGWKIAYSIASLLSLILLIYGFGQARQVTGMLYMPPVWMAHIAVTLMLIALICLAASLLPAGHIAVRTKHPMVLSVKIWALSHLLANGETSSVLLFAAFLAWGVILRISLKRRERAGELTLRPFVSARYDLYAVVIGLVAWGLLIWRVHEWLIGVSPLAV, from the coding sequence ATGGCCTTGCTTATCATCGGCATCATACTCTTCCTCGGTATCCATCTGGTGCGGGTGGTTGCACCCGGTTTCCGCCAATCGATGATCGCAAGCCTCGGTGAGAACGGCTGGAAGATCGCCTATTCGATCGCAAGCCTTCTTTCGCTGATCCTGCTGATCTACGGTTTTGGCCAGGCGCGGCAGGTGACCGGCATGCTGTACATGCCGCCGGTGTGGATGGCGCATATCGCCGTGACGCTGATGCTGATTGCGCTCATCTGTCTTGCCGCCTCGCTGCTGCCGGCGGGGCACATCGCGGTTCGGACCAAGCATCCGATGGTGCTTTCGGTGAAGATCTGGGCGCTTTCGCATCTGCTTGCCAATGGTGAGACCTCGTCCGTTCTGCTGTTTGCGGCCTTCCTCGCCTGGGGGGTCATTCTCCGCATCTCCCTGAAGCGGCGCGAGCGGGCGGGCGAGCTGACGCTGCGGCCCTTCGTTTCAGCCAGGTATGATCTTTATGCCGTCGTCATCGGCCTTGTCGCCTGGGGGCTGCTGATTTGGAGAGTGCACGAATGGTTGATCGGCGTTTCGCCGCTTGCGGTGTGA
- a CDS encoding polysaccharide deacetylase family protein, translating into MFRFIFPACLAFSFVTSLPAQAADQPPKQLVIVSFDGAHDNALWQKSREMAARNGAHFTYFLSCTFLMNQAAKKAYQAPHQKRGKSNVGFAQSDDEIRERLGNIWHAHLEGHDISSHACGHFDGRNWSEADWSAEYSTFEATLKNAWKSVDLKEPQGWQDLVEHGIKGFRAPYLSATAGGDMIAAQKKAGFSYDASLVTKGPAMPVAEDGIIRFGLPLIPEGPKEKPVIGMDYNLFIRHSKGEEDKTDSKVFEERAHAAFKDAFDKQYAGDRIPLQLGFHFVEMNGGAYWRALDRLVSDVCRRTDVACVSYAEAIPMIEARGKLQEQETSGL; encoded by the coding sequence ATGTTTCGTTTCATTTTCCCTGCCTGCCTCGCCTTTTCCTTTGTCACCTCCCTTCCCGCCCAGGCAGCCGACCAGCCGCCGAAACAGTTGGTGATCGTGTCCTTCGATGGCGCCCATGACAACGCGCTGTGGCAGAAGAGCCGCGAGATGGCAGCAAGGAATGGCGCACACTTCACCTATTTTCTCTCCTGCACGTTCCTGATGAATCAGGCTGCGAAGAAAGCCTACCAAGCCCCTCATCAAAAACGCGGAAAGTCCAATGTCGGCTTTGCCCAAAGCGACGACGAAATCCGCGAGCGGCTCGGCAATATCTGGCATGCGCATCTCGAAGGCCACGATATTTCGAGCCACGCCTGTGGCCATTTCGACGGCCGCAATTGGAGCGAGGCCGATTGGTCCGCCGAATACTCGACCTTCGAGGCGACGCTGAAGAACGCCTGGAAAAGCGTCGACCTCAAAGAGCCGCAAGGTTGGCAGGATCTGGTCGAGCACGGCATCAAGGGTTTTCGCGCACCTTATCTTTCGGCGACGGCGGGCGGCGACATGATCGCTGCGCAGAAGAAGGCGGGCTTTTCCTATGACGCCAGCCTCGTCACCAAGGGTCCGGCCATGCCCGTCGCCGAAGACGGCATCATCCGCTTCGGCCTGCCGCTGATTCCCGAAGGTCCGAAGGAAAAGCCGGTTATCGGCATGGACTACAACCTCTTCATCCGCCACTCCAAGGGCGAAGAAGACAAGACCGACAGCAAGGTCTTCGAAGAGCGCGCCCACGCGGCTTTCAAAGACGCATTCGACAAGCAATATGCCGGAGACCGCATTCCCCTCCAGCTCGGGTTCCACTTCGTGGAAATGAATGGCGGCGCCTATTGGCGCGCGCTCGACCGCCTGGTGAGCGACGTCTGCCGCCGAACGGATGTCGCCTGCGTCAGCTACGCGGAAGCGATCCCGATGATCGAGGCGCGCGGGAAATTGCAGGAACAGGAAACCTCGGGGCTTTGA
- the sbmA gene encoding peptide antibiotic transporter SbmA, whose translation MFHSFFPQPKLFFPSVAIWALICIAVWYGVGESTGLSLGFGPLPEGQEPPIGLDFFLLPDNLFFYAFFLICVGLFCGFWHLRAKDHPWRIWSVWGSALIIMATYFGVQISVAINNWRRPFGDTLQNALAKTAPVTVWDFYSLMLIFAQIAFLSMFVSIITDFFTSHYVFRWRTAMNDFYMSKWEKLRHIEGAAQRVQEDTMRFSSILEGLGINLINSVMTLIVFLPILFALSSYVSELPIVGEIGHTLFWLALFWSAFGTVLLAVAGIKLPGLNFRNQRVEAAYRKELVYGEDYADRAQPPTVNELFANVRRNYFRMYFHYLYFNVARYFYLQADALFVTFMLVPTIVAGKITYGIYQQILTAFGQVSNSFQYLVNSWTTIIELLSIHKRLKAFEAAIDDEPLPEIDQRYLDREGVVQPDG comes from the coding sequence GTGTTCCATTCCTTCTTCCCGCAGCCGAAACTCTTCTTCCCGTCAGTAGCCATCTGGGCACTTATCTGTATCGCCGTGTGGTATGGCGTCGGAGAATCGACGGGACTTTCTCTTGGTTTCGGGCCGCTTCCCGAGGGGCAGGAGCCTCCAATCGGACTCGACTTTTTCCTCTTGCCCGACAATCTGTTTTTTTATGCCTTCTTCCTGATATGCGTTGGTCTCTTCTGCGGTTTTTGGCACCTGCGAGCGAAAGACCATCCTTGGAGGATCTGGTCCGTTTGGGGTTCTGCGCTCATTATCATGGCGACATATTTCGGGGTTCAGATTTCCGTTGCCATCAACAACTGGCGCCGTCCGTTTGGTGATACGTTGCAGAATGCGCTGGCGAAAACGGCCCCAGTCACCGTCTGGGACTTCTATAGCCTTATGCTGATCTTTGCGCAGATCGCGTTTCTCAGCATGTTCGTTTCAATCATCACCGACTTCTTCACCAGTCATTATGTGTTTCGCTGGCGAACGGCCATGAATGATTTCTACATGTCCAAGTGGGAGAAGCTTCGTCATATCGAGGGTGCTGCGCAGCGTGTTCAGGAAGATACGATGCGTTTCTCGAGCATTCTTGAAGGCCTTGGCATCAACCTGATCAATTCGGTGATGACGCTCATCGTATTCCTGCCGATCCTGTTTGCCCTTTCAAGTTACGTCTCCGAACTGCCGATCGTCGGTGAAATCGGGCATACGCTGTTCTGGCTGGCGCTCTTCTGGTCCGCGTTCGGAACGGTGCTTCTCGCCGTTGCCGGTATCAAGCTGCCGGGATTGAACTTCCGCAACCAGCGCGTGGAAGCTGCTTACCGCAAGGAACTTGTTTACGGCGAAGATTATGCCGACCGGGCCCAGCCGCCGACGGTCAACGAGCTGTTTGCGAACGTCCGCCGCAACTATTTTCGGATGTATTTCCACTATCTCTATTTCAATGTTGCCCGCTACTTCTATCTGCAGGCCGACGCGCTGTTCGTGACCTTCATGCTGGTGCCGACGATCGTGGCGGGAAAGATCACCTATGGTATCTATCAGCAGATCCTGACTGCCTTCGGCCAGGTCAGCAACTCCTTCCAGTATCTCGTCAATTCCTGGACGACGATCATCGAGCTTCTGTCGATCCACAAGCGCCTCAAGGCCTTCGAGGCGGCGATCGACGACGAACCGTTGCCGGAGATCGATCAGCGCTATCTCGATCGTGAGGGCGTCGTCCAACCGGACGGCTAA